In Thermodesulfobacteriota bacterium, one DNA window encodes the following:
- a CDS encoding GNAT family N-acetyltransferase, translating to MSKIVLLLIQKIILPYEFFEKFLQMCEGYPAIVCEDENGNILGFGMLRAYNPVPTFSQTAEITYFLKPESTGKGIGKIMLDYLTQEGKK from the coding sequence ATGTCAAAAATAGTTTTGCTGCTTATCCAGAAAATAATTTTGCCGTATGAATTTTTTGAAAAATTTCTCCAAATGTGTGAAGGATATCCAGCTATTGTATGCGAAGACGAAAATGGAAATATTTTAGGATTTGGAATGCTTCGGGCATACAACCCCGTACCTACATTTTCTCAAACCGCAGAGATAACTTATTTCCTAAAGCCTGAATCAACAGGGAAAGGAATTGGTAAAATTATGCTTGATTACCTTACTCAAGAAGGAAAAAAATAG
- a CDS encoding class I SAM-dependent methyltransferase, whose product MSDKEHNIHDFDIALICEYFSSMDRQGPGSQEVTLRALSFIGNMHEGSNIADLGCGTGGQTIVLAQNTPGNITAIDLFPGFIDKLNDNAQKLNLQSRVKGVIGSMDKLDFQLNELDLIWSEGAIYNIGFEKGMSYWNKFLKKGGYIAVTEASWFTEERPKEIFDFWNEAYPGIDTIPNKIAQMQKAGYVFIASFMLPENCWIDNFFAPAITAQKIFLDKYKGNKSAEEFVNYEKHGAELYNKYKEYYGYVFYIGKKI is encoded by the coding sequence ATGAGCGATAAAGAGCATAATATTCACGACTTTGATATTGCATTAATTTGCGAATATTTTTCCAGTATGGATCGTCAAGGCCCAGGAAGCCAGGAAGTAACTCTAAGGGCATTAAGCTTTATTGGTAATATGCACGAGGGATCAAACATTGCTGACCTTGGTTGTGGTACTGGAGGTCAAACTATAGTTTTGGCTCAAAACACTCCAGGGAATATTACAGCCATTGATTTATTCCCTGGTTTTATCGACAAACTAAATGACAATGCACAAAAATTGAATCTTCAAAGCAGAGTTAAAGGCGTTATTGGTTCAATGGATAAACTTGATTTTCAATTAAATGAATTAGACCTTATTTGGAGTGAAGGAGCAATATATAATATTGGCTTTGAAAAAGGCATGAGTTATTGGAATAAGTTTTTGAAAAAAGGCGGCTATATTGCTGTTACTGAGGCATCATGGTTTACAGAAGAACGGCCAAAAGAAATATTTGATTTTTGGAATGAAGCATATCCTGGAATAGACACCATTCCAAATAAAATTGCTCAAATGCAAAAAGCAGGCTATGTTTTTATAGCATCATTCATGCTGCCTGAAAATTGCTGGATAGACAACTTTTTTGCTCCGGCAATAACAGCACAAAAAATATTTCTGGATAAATACAAAGGTAATAAATCTGCCGAAGAATTCGTAAACTATGAAAAGCATGGAGCTGAACTTTATAATAAGTATAAAGAATATTATGGCTATGTATTTTATATTGGAAAAAAGATATAG